In the genome of Sciurus carolinensis chromosome 3, mSciCar1.2, whole genome shotgun sequence, one region contains:
- the Rfng gene encoding beta-1,3-N-acetylglucosaminyltransferase radical fringe isoform X2, whose translation MSRARGALCRACLALAAALAALLLLPLPLPLPLPRAPAPAPGPVPTRAAPRLRPDDVFIAVKTTRKNHGPRLRLLLRTWISRARRQTFIFTDGDDPELQPLGGSHIINTNCSALRTRQALCCKMSVEYDKFIESGRKWFCHVDDDNYVNPEGLLHLLSAFSPSQDVYLGRPSLDHPIEATERVPGGGTVTTVKFWFATGGAGFCLSRGLALKMSPWASLGSFMSTAERLRLPDDCTVGYIVEGLLGARLLHSPLFHSHLESLQRLPPEAVLQQVTLSYGGPENPHNVVNVAGGFSLQQDPTRFKSVHCLLYPDTDWCPTQSGGDLTSR comes from the exons ATGAGCCGCGCGCGGGGCGCGCTGTGCCGGGCCTGCCTCGCGCTGGCCGCGGCCCTGGCCGCGCTGCTGTTGCTGCCGCTGCCgttgccgctgccgctgccgcgcGCGCCCGCCCCGGCCCCGGGCCCCGTCCCGACCCGCGCCGCGCCCCGCCTGCGGCCCGACGACGTCTTCATCGCGGTCAAGACCACCCGCAAGAACCACGGGCCGCGCCTGCGGCTGCTGCTGCGCACCTGGATCTCGCGCGCCCGCCGGCAG ACGTTCATCTTCACCGACGGAGACGACCCTGAGCTCCAGCCGCTGGGAG GCAGCCACATCATCAACACCAACTGCTCTGCCCTGCGCACCCGCCAGGCCCTCTGCTGCAAGATGTCCGTGGAGTATGACAAGTTCATCGAGTCAGGTCGCAA GTGGTTCTGTCACGTGGATGATGACAACTACGTGAACCCCGAGGGCTTGCTGCACCTGCTGTCCGCCTTCTCTCCCAGCCAGGACGTCTACCTGGGGAGACCCAGCCTGGACCACCCCATCGAGGCCACTGAGAGGGTTCCTGGAGGAGGCACT GTGACCACGGTCAAGTTCTGGTTTGCCACTGGTGGGGCGGGGTTTTGCCTGAGCAGGGGCCTTGCTCTCAAGATGAGTCCATGGGCCAG CCTGGGCAGCTTCATGAGCACTGCCGAGCGCCTGCGGCTGCCGGACGACTGCACGGTGGGCTACATCGTGGAGGGGCTGCTGGGTGCTCGCCTGCTGCACAGCCCCCTCTTCCACTCGCACCTGGAGAGCCTGCAGAGGCTGCCGCCAGAGGCCGTGCTCCAGCAG GTCACCCTAAGCTACGGGGGTCCCGAGAACCCACATAATGTGGTGAACGTGGCCGGAGGCTTCAGTCTGCAGCAAGACCCCACACG gTTTAAGTCTGTGCACTGCCTTCTGTACCCAGACACGGACTGGTGTCCCACGCAGAGTGGGGGTGACCTCACCTCTCGGTGA
- the Rfng gene encoding beta-1,3-N-acetylglucosaminyltransferase radical fringe isoform X1, producing the protein MSRARGALCRACLALAAALAALLLLPLPLPLPLPRAPAPAPGPVPTRAAPRLRPDDVFIAVKTTRKNHGPRLRLLLRTWISRARRQTFIFTDGDDPELQPLGAGSHIINTNCSALRTRQALCCKMSVEYDKFIESGRKWFCHVDDDNYVNPEGLLHLLSAFSPSQDVYLGRPSLDHPIEATERVPGGGTVTTVKFWFATGGAGFCLSRGLALKMSPWASLGSFMSTAERLRLPDDCTVGYIVEGLLGARLLHSPLFHSHLESLQRLPPEAVLQQVTLSYGGPENPHNVVNVAGGFSLQQDPTRFKSVHCLLYPDTDWCPTQSGGDLTSR; encoded by the exons ATGAGCCGCGCGCGGGGCGCGCTGTGCCGGGCCTGCCTCGCGCTGGCCGCGGCCCTGGCCGCGCTGCTGTTGCTGCCGCTGCCgttgccgctgccgctgccgcgcGCGCCCGCCCCGGCCCCGGGCCCCGTCCCGACCCGCGCCGCGCCCCGCCTGCGGCCCGACGACGTCTTCATCGCGGTCAAGACCACCCGCAAGAACCACGGGCCGCGCCTGCGGCTGCTGCTGCGCACCTGGATCTCGCGCGCCCGCCGGCAG ACGTTCATCTTCACCGACGGAGACGACCCTGAGCTCCAGCCGCTGGGAG CAGGCAGCCACATCATCAACACCAACTGCTCTGCCCTGCGCACCCGCCAGGCCCTCTGCTGCAAGATGTCCGTGGAGTATGACAAGTTCATCGAGTCAGGTCGCAA GTGGTTCTGTCACGTGGATGATGACAACTACGTGAACCCCGAGGGCTTGCTGCACCTGCTGTCCGCCTTCTCTCCCAGCCAGGACGTCTACCTGGGGAGACCCAGCCTGGACCACCCCATCGAGGCCACTGAGAGGGTTCCTGGAGGAGGCACT GTGACCACGGTCAAGTTCTGGTTTGCCACTGGTGGGGCGGGGTTTTGCCTGAGCAGGGGCCTTGCTCTCAAGATGAGTCCATGGGCCAG CCTGGGCAGCTTCATGAGCACTGCCGAGCGCCTGCGGCTGCCGGACGACTGCACGGTGGGCTACATCGTGGAGGGGCTGCTGGGTGCTCGCCTGCTGCACAGCCCCCTCTTCCACTCGCACCTGGAGAGCCTGCAGAGGCTGCCGCCAGAGGCCGTGCTCCAGCAG GTCACCCTAAGCTACGGGGGTCCCGAGAACCCACATAATGTGGTGAACGTGGCCGGAGGCTTCAGTCTGCAGCAAGACCCCACACG gTTTAAGTCTGTGCACTGCCTTCTGTACCCAGACACGGACTGGTGTCCCACGCAGAGTGGGGGTGACCTCACCTCTCGGTGA